Proteins from a single region of Festucalex cinctus isolate MCC-2025b chromosome 19, RoL_Fcin_1.0, whole genome shotgun sequence:
- the hibadha gene encoding 3-hydroxyisobutyrate dehydrogenase a isoform X4, with the protein MAALIRGCGNILLKWDKHVSPTFVSMRSMASKTPVGFIGLGNMGSPMAKNLLKNGYPIIATDVFPESCKELRDLGAQVVDSPAEVAEKADRIFTMLPSSPNVIEVYTGPNGILKKVKKGTLLIDSSTIDPAVSKEMALAAEKMGAVFMDAPVSGGVGAASLAKLTFMVGGAEEEYNAAQELLTCMGANVVYCGQVGTGQAAKICNNMLLAIGMIGTAETMNLGIRLGLDPKLLAKILNMSSGRCWSSDTYNPVPGVMEGVPSANNYQGGFGTTLMAKDLGLAQNTATNTKTPIPLGSLAHQIYRVMAARGYANKDFSSVFQFLREEEGQRTFLQFLCM; encoded by the exons ATGGCAGCGTTGATTAGAGGGTGTGGAAATATTTTGCTAAAGTGGGATAAACATGTCAGCCCTACCTTTG TCTCCATGCGATCAATGGCCTCAAAAACACCTGTTGGGTTTATTGGTTTGGGAAACATGGGAAGTCCCATGGCCAAGAACCTGCTGAAAAATGGATACCCTATTATCGCTACTGATGTCTTTCCTGAGTCGTGCAAGGAGCTGCGGGATCTAGGTGCACAG GTAGTGGACTCCCCTGCAGAAGTTGCCGAGAAAGCAGACCGCATTTTCACAATGCTTCCCTCCAGTCCAAATGTCATCGAAGTTTACACAGGCCCCAATGGCATCCTTAA GAAGGTAAAGAAGGGGACACTTTTGATTGACTCATCCACCATCGACCCTGCCGTGTCAAAAGAGATGGCGTTAGCCGCAGAGAAGATGGGCGCTGTGTTCATGGATGCTCCCGTTTCAGGAG GCGTCGGGGCTGCCAGCCTGGCCAAGCTGACCTTCATGGTGGGTGGAGCGGAGGAGGAGTACAACGCTGCACAGGAGCTGCTCACCTGCATGGGAGCCAACGTTGTCTACTGCGGACAAGTTGGCACCGGACAG GCTGCAAAGATTTGCAACAACATGCTGCTGGCCATCGGGATGATTGGAACCGCAGAGACCATGAACCTCGGCATCAG ACTGGGTTTGGACCCCAAACTTCTGGCCAAGATCCTCAACATGTCGTCAGGTCGCTGCTGGTCCAGTGACACGTACAATCCTGTCCCCGGCGTCATGGagggagtcccttctgccaacAACTATCAAGGAGGCTTTGGAACCACACTAATGGCCAAG GATCTTGGCCTGGCCCAAAACACGGCCACTAACACCAAGACGCCGATCCCTCTTGGTTCGCTTGCTCACCAGATCTACCGAGTCATGGCCGCCCGCGGCTACGCCAACAAGGACTTCTCATCCGTCTTCCAGTTCCTGCGTGAGGAGGAAGGACA GAGAACTTTTCTGCAGTTTTTGTGCATGTGA
- the hibadha gene encoding 3-hydroxyisobutyrate dehydrogenase a isoform X5 codes for MAALIRGCGNILLKWDKHVSPTFVSMRSMASKTPVGFIGLGNMGSPMAKNLLKNGYPIIATDVFPESCKELRDLGAQVVDSPAEVAEKADRIFTMLPSSPNVIEVYTGPNGILKKVKKGTLLIDSSTIDPAVSKEMALAAEKMGAVFMDAPVSGGVGAASLAKLTFMVGGAEEEYNAAQELLTCMGANVVYCGQVGTGQAAKICNNMLLAIGMIGTAETMNLGIRLGLDPKLLAKILNMSSGRCWSSDTYNPVPGVMEGVPSANNYQGGFGTTLMAKDLGLAQNTATNTKTPIPLGSLAHQIYRVMAARGYANKDFSSVFQFLREEEGQ; via the exons ATGGCAGCGTTGATTAGAGGGTGTGGAAATATTTTGCTAAAGTGGGATAAACATGTCAGCCCTACCTTTG TCTCCATGCGATCAATGGCCTCAAAAACACCTGTTGGGTTTATTGGTTTGGGAAACATGGGAAGTCCCATGGCCAAGAACCTGCTGAAAAATGGATACCCTATTATCGCTACTGATGTCTTTCCTGAGTCGTGCAAGGAGCTGCGGGATCTAGGTGCACAG GTAGTGGACTCCCCTGCAGAAGTTGCCGAGAAAGCAGACCGCATTTTCACAATGCTTCCCTCCAGTCCAAATGTCATCGAAGTTTACACAGGCCCCAATGGCATCCTTAA GAAGGTAAAGAAGGGGACACTTTTGATTGACTCATCCACCATCGACCCTGCCGTGTCAAAAGAGATGGCGTTAGCCGCAGAGAAGATGGGCGCTGTGTTCATGGATGCTCCCGTTTCAGGAG GCGTCGGGGCTGCCAGCCTGGCCAAGCTGACCTTCATGGTGGGTGGAGCGGAGGAGGAGTACAACGCTGCACAGGAGCTGCTCACCTGCATGGGAGCCAACGTTGTCTACTGCGGACAAGTTGGCACCGGACAG GCTGCAAAGATTTGCAACAACATGCTGCTGGCCATCGGGATGATTGGAACCGCAGAGACCATGAACCTCGGCATCAG ACTGGGTTTGGACCCCAAACTTCTGGCCAAGATCCTCAACATGTCGTCAGGTCGCTGCTGGTCCAGTGACACGTACAATCCTGTCCCCGGCGTCATGGagggagtcccttctgccaacAACTATCAAGGAGGCTTTGGAACCACACTAATGGCCAAG GATCTTGGCCTGGCCCAAAACACGGCCACTAACACCAAGACGCCGATCCCTCTTGGTTCGCTTGCTCACCAGATCTACCGAGTCATGGCCGCCCGCGGCTACGCCAACAAGGACTTCTCATCCGTCTTCCAGTTCCTGCGTGAGGAGGAAGGACAGTGA
- the hibadha gene encoding 3-hydroxyisobutyrate dehydrogenase a isoform X3 has protein sequence MAALIRGCGNILLKWDKHVSPTFVSMRSMASKTPVGFIGLGNMGSPMAKNLLKNGYPIIATDVFPESCKELRDLGAQVVDSPAEVAEKADRIFTMLPSSPNVIEVYTGPNGILKKVKKGTLLIDSSTIDPAVSKEMALAAEKMGAVFMDAPVSGGVGAASLAKLTFMVGGAEEEYNAAQELLTCMGANVVYCGQVGTGQAAKICNNMLLAIGMIGTAETMNLGIRLGLDPKLLAKILNMSSGRCWSSDTYNPVPGVMEGVPSANNYQGGFGTTLMAKDLGLAQNTATNTKTPIPLGSLAHQIYRVMAARGYANKDFSSVFQFLREEEGQQSRHCGAALACP, from the exons ATGGCAGCGTTGATTAGAGGGTGTGGAAATATTTTGCTAAAGTGGGATAAACATGTCAGCCCTACCTTTG TCTCCATGCGATCAATGGCCTCAAAAACACCTGTTGGGTTTATTGGTTTGGGAAACATGGGAAGTCCCATGGCCAAGAACCTGCTGAAAAATGGATACCCTATTATCGCTACTGATGTCTTTCCTGAGTCGTGCAAGGAGCTGCGGGATCTAGGTGCACAG GTAGTGGACTCCCCTGCAGAAGTTGCCGAGAAAGCAGACCGCATTTTCACAATGCTTCCCTCCAGTCCAAATGTCATCGAAGTTTACACAGGCCCCAATGGCATCCTTAA GAAGGTAAAGAAGGGGACACTTTTGATTGACTCATCCACCATCGACCCTGCCGTGTCAAAAGAGATGGCGTTAGCCGCAGAGAAGATGGGCGCTGTGTTCATGGATGCTCCCGTTTCAGGAG GCGTCGGGGCTGCCAGCCTGGCCAAGCTGACCTTCATGGTGGGTGGAGCGGAGGAGGAGTACAACGCTGCACAGGAGCTGCTCACCTGCATGGGAGCCAACGTTGTCTACTGCGGACAAGTTGGCACCGGACAG GCTGCAAAGATTTGCAACAACATGCTGCTGGCCATCGGGATGATTGGAACCGCAGAGACCATGAACCTCGGCATCAG ACTGGGTTTGGACCCCAAACTTCTGGCCAAGATCCTCAACATGTCGTCAGGTCGCTGCTGGTCCAGTGACACGTACAATCCTGTCCCCGGCGTCATGGagggagtcccttctgccaacAACTATCAAGGAGGCTTTGGAACCACACTAATGGCCAAG GATCTTGGCCTGGCCCAAAACACGGCCACTAACACCAAGACGCCGATCCCTCTTGGTTCGCTTGCTCACCAGATCTACCGAGTCATGGCCGCCCGCGGCTACGCCAACAAGGACTTCTCATCCGTCTTCCAGTTCCTGCGTGAGGAGGAAGGACA